The Rosa chinensis cultivar Old Blush chromosome 7, RchiOBHm-V2, whole genome shotgun sequence DNA segment gatcttagaggtttacatgATGACGTCATCGTGAAGTCTAAGAAGAGTGGAGATCACTTCACGGATCTCAGAAAAGTTTTCGAGCGCATGCAGCTACACAAGCTTAAAATGAATCCCGCCAAGTGTGTTTTTGGAGTTCAGGCAGGAGATTTcctgggattcattgtccatcaaagaggcattgaggtccctgaggataaAGCAAACGCGGTCATCAATGCATCTCCCCCGCGAACGAAGAAAGAATTACAGCGACTATTGGGTAGGATCAACTTCTTGCGACGATTCATTTCTAACTCTTCAGGCAAAATCCATCCGTTTTCCCCACTGTTGAAGTTGCAAGGACAGAAcgagtttgtgtgggaacctaaacaccaagaggctttcgacaaaaTCAAGGCCTATCTGGCAAGCCCGCCAGTGCTTGTTCCTCCTAGAGCGGGATTTCCATTAAAGTTGTAtgtttcagcagctgaggcttccattggcagcctcctCGCTCAGGATGATGAAAATGGTGTTGAACATGccatcttttacctcagtaggacactcacagattgcgaaacaaggcacactccaatggaaaagctgtgtcttacattatacttctcagcatgcaagttgcggcattacatgttgtcctttactacttgcatcattgctcaaaccGATCTAGTCAAATATATGCTATCACGACCTATCTTGAGAGGTcgtattggcaagtgggtgctcGCCCTATCAGAATTCTCACTACAGTATGTGCCACAGAAAGCAGTAAAGGGGCaagccatcgcagactttctggcacatcacctTATGCTGGATGTCCCCGCGGTTAGAGATTTAGAGGTCGCTGCCATAACTTTAGATCGCCCGGATTTAGCGTGCTTACCAGAGTACGCCACGATTTATCAAGCCATAGTCTCACTCCAGCcttgggtgttatattttgacggGTCAAGAACAGATACGCTAGCAGGAGCAGGGGTTGTCTTGGAAAACCCGGCCGGCGGTCAATTTTCCTACTCTTTCCAGTTGGAGTTCCGGTGTACCAATAAccaagcagagtatgaggccctcattataGGCCTAGAGGTACTACTGGAAATGGGAATCAGAGATGTACAAATACTTGGCGATTCTCTCTTGGTTATCAATCAGTTGTGCAACGAGTTCAGATGCAATAGCTTCACGTTGGTTCCTTATTGGAACAGGGCATTAGACTTGTTAGACCAGTTTGATAACATGCATCTTGAGCACATTCCTCGTGAGCGAAATTTTGCAGCGAACGAGTTGGCCCAGCTGGCAACAGGGGTAACATTGAGATATGGCGTGCGGGAGAGAATCCTTAAAGTCGAGCGTCGCACgcttccttcatggatggcgaGAAGAGATCCTCCAGATGATACCTCAGTCGCGACCCTGGAACCCATTGACGTAGATTGGCGTATCCCTTTGATCGTTTATCTCAAGCAGCCAGATCCCACTGCCGACAGGAAGATTCGTTTTCTTGCACTAAATTACTTTCTTAGAGGTGACGAGCTGCGACGACGCGgcgaagatggcatagacttcagATGTGTTTATGGCTGCGAAGCGAAACAACTCATGCACGAAGTTCATTCCGACATTTGTGGTGCTCACCAAGCAGGTCCAAAGATGCGATGGTTACTCAGACGACATGGATATTTTTGGCCCATTATCTTGAAGGATTGCATCGCATTCGCTAAAGGTTGTTTGGACTGCCAAGCTCATGGGCCGGTCCAGCATGTCCCTAATGTTCCAATGCAACCCattattaagccttggcccgCAAGAGGATGGGCGCTAGATttaattgggatgattcacccacaTTCATCACTTCAGCACAAGTTCATTATCGTCGCGACTGATTTCTTTACAAACTGGGTCGAAGCAGAACCTTTGAAAGAAGCATCTGGTGGTATGTTGCGACAATTTCTATTTAGGAACATCATATGCAGATTTGGTATCCCAGAAGTTTTTGTTTCGGACCGGGGGGCAGCTTTCATGGGTGGTGAAGTTGATAAACTGGCAAAGGAATGGGGAATACAGTTCGTCCATTCCAGTCCTTATTATGCTCAGTCTAACGGTCAAGCAGAGGCCAgcaacaaaatcatcatcactttACTGAAGAAAATGTTGGAAGCTAATCCGCGACAATGGCATGAGACCCTTTATGAGACTCTTTGGGCCTACCGCACATCGAAGCGAAATCCCACCGCGACTACACCttatgctttgatgtttggcCATGACGCAGTCCTGCCTTTGGAAGTCAACGTCCAATCATTACGAGTCCAAGAGCAACATCATCTCATTGGAGAAGACTACGTTCAGGCTATGTGGCAggaacatgaagaccttagcGAAAAGCGCTTGGAGGCTTTAGATAGTTTGGTCATGGAAAAGAAACGAGTCGCTCGAGCCTATGACAAGCGAACAAGGGGAAGGAATTACAGCGAAGGagagttggtttggaaagcagttcTCCCGCTTGGCGAAAAATTAGATGGTCGCGGCAAATGGACTCCAagatgggaaggcccgtacatcaTTTATAAAATCTTAGGGAAAGGagcttttcatctcaaggacCTGGATGGAGATGTCCATCATAACCCTATCAATGGGAGATACTTGAAGAATACTTTCTCAATGTTTGGGACTCAGAGGAGTCGTAGACAGTTTATTCGCATAAGACATGGGGGACAATTCTAGTGTTCCTACTCTTGCaaagcccattcatgaaggcttgtttttgaggcccataatcatttcttcgCTATGCCTAGCAACACTAGGGGGCAACACTATACAATACTAAGCCCATTtagccttaaaaaaaaaaaaaatcataaatacaactcttcgggggcaattctaagtgtccctacactcgcgaagctactaagccgagtcagcggctccggaaactttttccaTCTTTGCCCTTGCAggaaaggctgagctcaagggaagtgTGAGAGCCACCACCGTGACCGCCACCTCCATCGGAAGTAGTcctcatgttgccaaagatgtcctcactgtgcatgggaaacagtggaagggttttaaTCTCCTGGTGgtcttctcctcgttgttccatgatggatccaccaacaccagcagaactagttgacccaaaattgagattaatggttccaccaacaagccctgatctttgctcgggcacttgaacatccgaagtgagcttcttcttcttcagcttctccCGAGCCCTTTGGTTTTGAAACCAATAAAAGACGTTCCTGTTCTCGATCTGTCCGTACCATTTTAGCTGGAGAGTGATCCTCTGAACCTGCTCTACAGTGGGGGACTTAACTCCCTTGTCATCGTaaagctccttgaggattcttatctgatctATAGTAGGAAGCCACCTGGTATTACTCTGCTTGCAATGCATGTTAGGACTACTCTCGGctgctttgttgcttcctccatcctcggttggatgctggttttgtggttccattgatgatggattgagagaatgtgagaatggaagagtgatgatgataagtaattaagaaagattACTGTTGATGAAatgattttgggattggaaatttgggtttataatGTGGAGGAAGATATAGGCATGCAAATGTCCACCCGTGGATGGACGGTCAAAGAGAAGAGTCAAGTGTCAGTAAAGCGTGATTAAAGTTGCCCTAAATttcggaaaagaaggaattattgGCGCGTAAGGGaaccgaacggttttcgaggaggtaactgttccattttcaatattatcttctcacggtggagttttccaagaattttgagttggggcctatatttggggccttgcgagacacaattattggctCCTCACGGATATTTGAATATCAGGATAATAAAACAGCATTATATTCATAAaatggctttgcggccaaaagcagtacattcattacaaagccaaaagtggctagaatacaaaacaggaatctGTGGATATCTTTTGAATCTTTGCTCtagtggaagcagctatggaatccaacgtcgggttgagccgcgccattatcccAAGGAAAGGCAGACTTCAGGAAGAAAAAGAGGAGTAACGGAGCCCCCGCGCCCCTTTCCATGGAAGCGGTAGAGGAATACAACATAGGCTTGGCCAACGCcagtatccatgagaagggtaGACTCcagtaaaagaaaatggagcctccaagccccctcaattggaagcagctatggaatccaacgtcgggttgagccgcgccattatcttgaggaggggaagagagtgaaggaaccgaatatcagcttgagtctctgcaccccctctagccttggtaaccaccattagCTGGACGTGAAGTACAGGAACAACCATTCtgtagcttgaacccattccttcaaagagtccatcccttctcatccctccaagattctatcaagaagagaaagggggagaaggaggtgagaaccaaagccccTTCCATCTAGAGGGCACAACACGGGCCTGGTCCAGAAAgaaggaaacagaggaggaaagacgaACCTCAATTTGGCTTCCCTCCCTTCCCCGATTTGCTCCAAGTGGGGGATCCTAATAAAGATGGTCTCGCACGATTGTGGATCTCACACTCGGAGCCCCCTCgtgtttctaaaccaatctgaagcctggcattgttgttgcaaAATTCCAGAAAGGcgaaacaaggggttgcctaagattacaccataaggcctaacccaggcttaagattacgccataaagcctaaaatttagaggctaaaggtaatttcatgaggggaagatttgtgacgaaggagaaaaagaagcaaggactgaaaggccatttcttgaatATTTCAGAAAAGTTGTTGTGAGTATTCCCTTCCCGaaatacaactatttatagGGACTACAGGCAAATCCCCACCCTTGGatgaagctcaatttcaaaactgatgtcagtaaatcgagattagtgattccaaatcttGGGAAAAAAGGGACTAATAGCATGTGAGGAGACCGAACTAttttcgaggaggtaactgtTCTTTTCATAAGATTATTTTTCACGACCGTTGTTTTTCAACGAGTGATTAATGCCTTAAATCTCGGAAAAGAAGGGATTAACAGCATGTGAGGAGACTGAACGGTTTTCGAGGGGGTCTACAGAGATTGGCCcgcaaagctcaatttcaaacaaagttcctcCACGTGGCGTTTCGCCGCAATGGCACCAGCTTCGGCCTGAGTGGCCCGATCTCTGATACGGGCCAGGTTGcggcccatttcttcagaagcagCCAAAGGTTCATCGAGTTGAGCTTCTTCTCCAACAATCGCCTTCTCAACAAAGGCTAAACGGGCTTGGAGATCATGGATCCGAAGTTTGAAGTCGGacctttggatttgtagttcccGCAGACAGATGGCTCGCTCATTTAAAATACCGCGGGGGATGTCCATTTCTCGGGAAAGGCTATTGAAAGCCTCTCGAGCGTCGTGAGCCTGGGTGTTCGTGGCTGATTGATGGCAGCGAGCCCTATCAAGTTCATTCAGCAGATCGTCAATAGCACTAAATTGCTGCAGGGTCAATACCTTCTCCTGGCGAAGATACCTTAGAGCTTCCAAAACTCGCGAGAGGATGTCAGTCTCCAATACCAGAGGACCCAGATGTTCGTGAAGCACCATCTTAGCCTCATCCACAGCAGAAGGAGGAGTTACCTCCAACACCCTCATCAATCTCTTGAATCtggtaggaggaggaggtggcggATGCGCCACAGGATCACGAACCACCAATGCAAAAGGGTGGACAGCCTCttcagtttcttcatcttcaatagGTTGGTCTATCCCTTCACCCGCAGGAGAATCTGGAAACTCAACTCGCGGTTCACCATGGGCAAGTGGAGCAGATTCAAGCACAGAGCCCTCAGCTTCGACAGTTGTCTCATTTGTTCGCGAGACTTGGGGGGCACCACCACCATTagtatcattttccatctctgggGCGACTGTCCCGCCGATAAGACTAGCAGCGTTTGCAGCCACCTCCTCGGTACAAACAGAATCCTGGTCAAGTTCAGAAATGTCAGAGAGCAGGGTTGGATCTAAAGGGAAATGGAAAGTATTGGCCAAATAGTGGCTTACCTCTCGAGCTATCGGGTCAATATCTGGTACGTGGTcaccaagaggaagaggccCCGCCTCATTCACCTCTTGAACCTCTAGTGCTGGGAGAATCTCTGTCGTCATTAGTTCCTCATAAGCGGCAGAAGTCTCAGAGTGGCTTTCCACGCTTTCATCCTCCGAGGAGTCGTCATCAGAGATCGTTATTAGAATGGTAGGACCTTGCAGATGCTCTGTAGTGGGAGATGGGAGAGTTGCCACAGGGTTAGTTGATGCTTGAACGAGCGAGAGAATTGGCTCTTCTGCAGTAGCTGAGGGTCCAACCTCGCTCAGGCGAGAGGGATCAGTGGTCCTTTGACGGACCTGTCAAAAGATACATAGTGAAAATCCTGCCCAGATTTTAAATTTAAATAGGATAAGACGGGGTCGGAGTTTACCAGTCACATTCCCAGaggttcatcatcttcaaaactctcttcGACAAATTGAGCTCGATCGCGTTTGCAAGCAAAGACAGCAGTGGCCTGTACGAGAAAAGAGTCATAACTCAAAAGGGGGGGAAGCACCAAATATACAAGTTTGGGatcgttcttaaccaaattacctcagcaGGATCTTCATCATGCGAAGATTCTCCCTCAGAAGTCTCCTCTGCTATTGCCTTTTATTTCCCGGCCTGAACAGAGGTTGTCCTGCTCCGGGtagtttgctgcaaaacacactcaggaataagagcgggaaaatcaacacaaggaaatggaatggtgaagaaagacaaaaacttactATTGCCCTAGGCTCGTGGATTTGTATCCCTGGACGCAATGAGCGAGAAGGTAGAATAGGTCGCGGGGGTTGTTctgcaggtttggagaagcgCTTAAGAATCTTGCGGTCCTCCGGACCAGGGCTACTCATGCCATGAAAGATCAggacgaagagttcgtcatgtggcaggtcccaacagttcactgacacttctttccaccaatcagcaTAGTCATCATCGACATCGTTGAGGGGGTATAGCGCTCTGACCCAAGggggaatcactatcaaagtaaattgactctgaaagggggcagacccaggcggggctaatctccgccaagaggtgtagtaattggcagaatcaaccagaggccagggtaccaactgggccaacccaaattggcgGGCAAAGTGGTTAGGGGCGTAGAGCTCGTAACTTACGCGATCAGTGGCAAGACGAATATCCAAGCAGGAGATGGCGTGACGAAAGGCCAGGAGGGCTCTTTCACTATGATCCCGTCCATTGGGCAGAAATCCAtcatcaaggggaggagggaatcgcctagaaaggactatttttgggtccggcatctctcccagcaagtacaagtaaataaaacactcggagtagggTGGAGCTCGATACCTTACGTTGCGGCAAAGCCAGTTCCCCAAAAGGGAATCAACTGGAGGTTCCTTTGAAATATCGCCGCGACGAAAGAGAGGGAAATAAATCTGCAGCCAAAAGGCAAGGATCCAGAAGGGGCCACTAATGTCGGTATCAAATGGGCGCATTACGGCTCTATAAAGGGAGCGATATAACGCACCCAATACAGGTTGCCCAAGGCCAACGCAAATACCATTGTAGAGAGCAGTGGCCAGAGAATTCCAGGGCCcagtaggtttgttggaagaagtgcaaaagataaatttgcaaagccagaATTCCAGGAATGCGATACCTCCTGTATGGTCTCGCTAGGTGCAGTAATAGTCGCGCCAGAATGGGTAGGATTTGCTGTGATGCCCTCGACCAgccatatccattctcaaagaaaattgaatgccatcaaattgaccatgcacacAGGGGTCAAATTCAATGGGCAACCccgtgatggtaagaacatccagcagagttatgctcatttgcccaaaccggaaatcgaatgtattactggaggtgttccagaagcaaagagcgGCGGCTAGTAGTGCAGGGCTAGTATTATGGGGAAGACAGaagcatagatcgatggtttgggtgataccCACCGCGTCCCATCGGGCCAAATCTCTCGCTCGGACCTCTTGATACCAAACCTTTTCCTCGGGAGTGACAGTAGGCCAGAAGCCCACTTTCCTCCTTGGTCCCCAACTGTTAAAATCACCAGGCACCTGTCGAAGAGCCGCTATGGGACGGCTGatgggaagcccataataggccataacatcatctggcaaacgatcgcgaggtgtgggacccagactcgcttgactatcaccgccaccaaagcccatcagtcggcttctctcctctccggtctgACGTCTACATTGAATACTCATGTTAGTCCGCCAGTTGAATGCggctttctcagtgatttcatctgcctgatcaataacgaatggtttcttggatgccatttctaggtcgcaaggattacttctccattacacctcgatttatagctcagatattttggagattaattattagttgggccagtgagtggccctggttgataattaatgaatcattatttcatcttgagaatcgcatctaaggcgacagtgaagatacttctccattacacctcaatttatagctcagatattttggagattaattattagttgggccagtgagtggccctggttgataattaatgaatcattattccatcttgagaatcgcatctaaggcgacagtgaatatacttctccattacacctcaatttatagctcagatattttggagattaatttattagttgggccagtgagtggccctggttgataattaatgaatcattattccatcttgaggatcgcatctaaggcgacagtgaagatatTCCACCTTTTCTTACCACCGCAGGGCCAGCATAGTGGCCTgatgttttttaattaaaacatgattaaaaccgATGCGGTTTTAGATGCTAAAATTGCAGCAAGTATGGTGATTTCACTTGGTCATATGTCATGATGTCGATagccatgatccaatcatcctcttcagCATAAGACTCGCGAAGAATTAAATGATAGCAAACAGTTTGCTATTCT contains these protein-coding regions:
- the LOC121050703 gene encoding uncharacterized protein LOC121050703: MPVADMLVDAVAGHELLSFMDGTAGYHQIPVAEEDRHKTAFRCPGGLHDDVIVKSKKSGDHFTDLRKVFERMQLHKLKMNPAKCVFGVQAGDFLGFIVHQRGIEVPEDKANAVINASPPRTKKELQRLLGRINFLRRFISNSSGKIHPFSPLLKLQGQNEFVWEPKHQEAFDKIKAYLASPPVLVPPRAGFPLKLYVSAAEASIGSLLAQDDENGVEHAIFYLSRIGKWVLALSEFSLQYVPQKAVKGQAIADFLAHHLMLDVPAVRDLEVAAITLDRPDLACLPEYATIYQAIVSLQPWVLYFDGSRTDTLAGAGVVLENPAGGQFSYSFQLEFRCTNNQAEYEALIIGLEVLLEMGIRDVQILGDSLLVINQLCNEFRCNSFTLVPYWNRALDLLDQFDNMHLEHIPRERNFAANELAQLATGVTLRYGVRERILKVERRTLPSWMARRDPPDDTSVATLEPIDVDWRIPLIVYLKQPDPTADRKIRFLALNYFLRGDELRRRGEDGIDFRCVYGCEAKQLMHEVHSDICGAHQAGPKMRWLLRRHGYFWPIILKDCIAFAKGCLDCQAHGPVQHVPNVPMQPIIKPWPARGWALDLIGMIHPHSSLQHKFIIVATDFFTNWVEAEPLKEASGGMLRQFLFRNIICRFGIPEVFVSDRGAAFMGGEVDKLAKEWGIQFVHSSPYYAQSNGQAEASNKIIITLLKKMLEANPRQWHETLYETLWAYRTSKRNPTATTPYALMFGHDAVLPLEVNVQSLRVQEQHHLIGEDYVQAMWQEHEDLSEKRLEALDSLVMEKKRVARAYDKRTRGRNYSEGELVWKAVLPLGEKLDGRGKWTPRWEGPYIIYKILGKGAFHLKDLDGDVHHNPINGRYLKNTFSMFGTQRSRRQFIRIRHGGQF